TTCTAAGGTCACCTGAACTTATTCATGAGATAGTTACAGGACTTGTGGAGAAACTATCAACTCCTGTGACCGCAAAGATCCGAATTCTTGAAGATATGGAAAAAACCCTGAAAATTGCACACCTGATAGAAGATGCGGGAGCAGACGCATTAACAGTTCACGGAAGAACAAGGCAGCAGCAGTATTCCGGAGAAGCTGACCATTCTTATGTTAAAAGGATAAAACAGGAACTCAGTATCCCTGTTATTGCTAACGGCGATATCATTGATGAGATATCAGCCAGGCAAGTGCTGGATTATACCGAATGTGACGGAATAATGATAGGAAGAGCCGCAATGGGCAATCCTTTCCTTTTCAGGAGAATTTCTTACTTCCTTGAGACCGGGGAAATGCTGGAATATAAAGAATGCAGCCAGAGGATCGCTGATCTTCGGGAGTATTTCGGGCTTCTGGAAGACTATGACCTGATGCATACTGTCAATATAAAGGCGCAAGCCCAATGGTTCACCCGTGGGATGAGAAATGGCAGACATATAAGGAGAAGTATTGCAAGCTCTAAAAGTATCGAAGAGATTTTGCAAAGTCTTGATGAAATGTGCAAACATGCCGATTGATGTTAGTTATTATTCATTTTAACTTATTTTAATTTACATATTTATATTAATTTAGTGCAGATTAACACCGTAAAATACCGAAAGACTAAATAGTAATTAACCGATTCTACACAATTAAACATGGCATTTAACGTCAGTTGACGAAAAATCTTGTCTTTTTGTGGCATTGATTTTCGACACTGCACTTGCGATGTTTGCCGATAAAAACGTAATGAAAATCGGAATAAATTGTTATATCTATTATTACACATGGTTTATGGAGAATTCTAGATGAAAGAAATACGCATACACGGCCGTGGTGGTCAGGGCTCTGTCACAGCTGCTGAACTTCTGGCCGTTGCTGCTTTTGCAGACGGTAAATTCAGCCAGGCCTTCCCCGCATTCGGTGTCGAAAGAAGGGGTGCACCGGTCCAGGCATTCACAAGGATCAACAATGAACCAATCAGGCTCAGAAGCCAGATCTACGAACCTGATTACGTTATTGTACAGGACCCTACACTCCTTGAAGTAGTCGACGTTGCAAGCGGTCTCAAGGAAGATGGCATACTTATCATTAACAGTGACTTTGATGCTGATACTTTTGACCTTGACACCAAGGCAAAGATAATGACTGTCAACGCAACAAAGATCGCACTGGACATTATTGGCAGACCTATAGTAAACACAGTTCTTCTGGGCGCTTTTGCAGGTGCAACAGGCGAGATCGAGCCGGAATCAATCATGGAAGCTGTAAAGGAAAGGTTCCCTGGCAAGGTAGGAGACAGAAATGCCGAGGCTATCAAGGAAGCATACAACATGATGAAGGAGGCTAAGAAATGAAGATTCTTCCGGGCGGAGTCTGCGAGGCAGGCACTACCAGAGTCAACAAGACTGGCGGATGGAGAACTTTCAAGCCGGTTTACGATTACGAGAAATGCATTAAATGCAAGTTATGCGAACTCCTGTGCCCTGACAGTTCAATAAACCCAAGGGACGACGGCTTCTTTGAGTTTGACTATGATTTCTGCAAGGGTTGTGGAATCTGTGCAAACGAATGTCCAAAGAGCGCAATCTCAATGGTTCTGGAGGAGAAGTAAATGGCACCAGAAAATAAACTTGATAAAAGCAAGATGGTCGTTGTCGAAGGATCATATGCAGTTGCCCACGCTGTAAAGGTCTGCAGACCAAATGTCATCTCAGCATACCCGATCACACCACAGACCCATATTGTCGAGGATCTCTCACAATTCATGGCAGACGGTGAGATTCCTAACTGTGAGTACATCAACGTAGAATCTGAGTTCTCAGCTCTCTCAGCACTTGTCGGTTCTTCAGCAGCAGGAGCAAGATGTTACTCAGCAACAACCTCACAGGGTCTTGAACTCATGCACGAGGTACTGTTCAACATATCAGGTATGAGACTTCCTGTTATGATGACAATCGCAAACAGAGCGGTCAGTGCACCTATCAGCATATGGAATGACCATCAGGATGCAATCTCCCAGAGAGACACCGGATGGATACAGCTTTATGCCGAGAACATCCAGGAAATCTCAGATATGACCGCACAGGCATACAAGATCTCAGAGGACAAGGACATCCTTATGCCTTCAATGACCTGTATGGACGGTTTTATCCTTTCACACGTTTACGAACCTGTTGTACTTCTTGAGCAGGATCTTACAGATGAATTCCTGCCAAAGTATGAACCAGAGAACGTTCTTGATCCAAAGAACCCACTGAGTTTCGGTGCTTTTGCAGACCCTAACTACTACACAGAGTTCAGATACCTGCAGGAGCAGGCAATGCAGAAAGCTCTTAAGAAGATAGAGGATGTAGCAAATGAATTCTACGACGTATACGGAAGATACTACGGAGGACTTATTGACGAGTATCGAACAGACGATGCAGATATCATCATCATGGCAATGGGATCCATTATCGGAACCATTAAGGACGTCATTGATAAACTCAGGGACAGGAATGTAAAGGTCGGTCTTCTCAAGGTCAGATCATTCAGGCCATTCCCGGTTGAAGCTATTAAGAATGTTGTTAAGGATGCAAAAGTTGTTGTCGTACTTGACAAGAACATTTCACTTGGACTTAACGAAGGTGCACTCTTCACCGAAACCAAGTCCTCACTCTACAACACTGACATCAGAGTACCTGTTGTAGGTTACATGATCGGTCACGGTGGACGTGACATCAAGGTCGACACAATCGAGAAGATCATCGATGAAGCGACAGAGGTCATGAAGACAGGTATCAAGATCGAGAGCCAGTTTACAGATGTGAAGGAGGAACTACTATGAAATCATTGTTAGCCCCGGGACACAGAGGATGTGCAGGTTGCTGTGACGCAATGGCTGCAAAGTTCGCACTTATGGGCGCCGGCGAGGACTGTATTGTCATCAACCCAACCGGATGTCTTGAAGTTATGACCACCCCTTTCCCTGAAACTGCATGGGATGTACCATGGGTACACTCACTTTTTGAGAATGCGGCTGCAGTAGGATCCGGTGTTGAGGCAGCTCTTAAGGCACTCGGCAAGAAAGGAAACACCAAGGTTCTTGTAATGGGTGGAGACGGTGCAACACTGGATATCGGTATGCGTTCAATATCAGGTGCATTTGAGAGAGGTCACGACCTCACTTACGTCTGTATTGACAATGAGGCTTACATGAACACCGGTGTGCAGAGAAGTGGTGCAACACCATTTAATGCTTCAACCACAACAAGCCCTGCTGGAAAGGTTTCCTTCGGTAACGACAGACCAAAGAAGAACATGCCGGCAATTATGGTTGCACACGGTTCACCATATGTTGCTACAACTTCAATTGGTTTCCCAAAGGATATGATCAACAAGGTCAAGAAGGCTGTAGATATCGAAGGTCCAACCTACATCCACTCACATGCTCCATGTACAACCGGATGGGGATTTGACACTTCAAAGACAGTAGAAGTTGCAAAGATGGCAGTTAACACTGGTCTGTGGCCACTCTACGAAGTAGAAGAAGGCGAGATAACTAAGGTCAGAAAGATAGGAAAGAACATCAGACCTGTCGAAGATTACCTTAAGATACAGCGCCGTTTCAGCCACCTCTTCAAGATGGAAGGCGGAGCGGAAGAGATCGCAAAGATCCAGGCACTTGCTGACAAGAACATTGAAGTTTACGGGCTCTAAACCCGTATCTTTTCTTTTGTTTTCTCTTTTTTCATTCGTAATCCTTATATCCCAATACTTACTCTCTGGTGAGTCCGCATCATGTATGATTAACGTATATCATGCAGATATTTATCCCACTAAATTGTATTTATAACAATATATTGAGATACATCTATTCTTAAGAAAATATTGTTACCGTTATTATTTTTAGTTCTAGTGGAAGGAAAGGGGTATTCAATAAAGATAAAAAGTATCATACCATAATCCATCCTCATGACCATGCAATCTTCTATTCCAGACAACAGAGAGAATTTTGACGAAATATTCAGGCTTCTGCAAACAGAATATCCAAATGCAGAACCAATGCTTCATTTCAATAATCCACTGGAACTGCTGGTCGCAACAATTCTCTCAGCCCAGTGCACTGACAAACAGGTGAACAAGGTCACACAGGTGTTGTTCAAAAAGTACCGCAGCGTTGATGATTTTGCCAACGCTGATCTCTCGGAGCTTGGAAAAGATATCTACACAACTGGATTCTATCATCAGAAAGCAAAACACATTATCGGAAGTGCACAGCTCATCATTACAGAATTCGGAGGCAGAGTTCCTGATAATATGGAAGACCTGCTGAAACTCCCGGGTGTTGGCAGAAAAACAGCAAACATCGTCCTTACAAGAGGATATGATATTATTGAAGGGATCGCAGTGGATACCCACGTAACAAGGTTATCTCAGAAACTCGGGTTTACAATAAGCAGCGACCCTAAAAAAATAGAAATAGATCTCATGGCCCTTGCTGAGAAAAAAGACCTTGAGAACCTTTCCATGACATTGATTCTCCATGGCCGCAATGTGTGCATTGCACGAAGACCAAAGTGTGGGGAATGTGTTGTGAGTGAATTGTGTCCTTCAAGTGAGGTTTGAAAACTGCAGTTCTAAAACCCTTATAAGACTTGAGTAATTGTATTTTTAGCATCTGTATTCAGGAGAGAAAAATAGGTACTTAAATTATATTTAAATATTTTTGTTTCTTCAACAAATAAATATCCTTAATGTATATAATAAATTATCAAAAAGAGCAAAATCAAAGGAGGGTGGAAAATGCGATTTATGGATATAATGACATGGGATCCAAAAGATAACGAGGAAATAGAAAAGCGATATCTTTCATGGGAATATCCAAAAGGCTACAATGTAATAGCAGAGTGGTCTGACGTATCATCATGCAGGGTATTTATCGTTTACGACCTGGACAATGAAGAAGCATATGCCAGAGCTACATTCCCATGGAGAGATATCTCAAAGCTTGAGACCATTCCTATAATGGAAACAAAAAAAGCTGTTGAGCTCGGTGAAAAGATGATTACGGAAATGGCACTAGCTTAATAGTTAAATAAAAGAATAGCCTGACAATCCTGTCAGGATTCTTTTTTATTAGAGAGAAAACTGAAAAACTGAGAGTCGAACGTATTTTAGTTACTATTTTTCCATCGCCTTAGCTCTCAATTCCTTCGGCATCTTCTCAATAGCATACCTGAGAGCTGTCCGTGGCATAACTTTCCTGTTCGCCACCACATAGTCAAATACTTCCTGTTGATGCTGCTTGCTCGCTTCCTTGAGCATCCAGCCATATCCTTTCTGAACCAGATCATCCTCATCGGTCAGCAGCATGTCAGCAATCTCGAAAACATCATCCAGAAACTCTCCCCTACGAGCCGCTAAAACGAGTGTTACAGCAGCAGCACGCCTGTACCATCGATTCTCAGAAGCTGTCCACTTTTTGAGTGAATCCATATACTGAGGATACATGTCGATGAATGTACCTATGGTGTGATTGCAGAGAGTATCACATTTTGCCCAGTTGTTCACATAATCCCCTACCCATCTCTCAACCATAGCAAAATCCTCAGGTTCATACTGTTTTCTCAGGTTGTACGACCATTCGAATGCAATGAACGCTTCCTCCATGTAATCAGAACGGAGGAGTTCTTCACAGAGAGCAAATATACCCTGCTTGCTCTGGTCGGATACTTGCTTGTAATAGTCCTTTGCTATTTTTCTGGCAACCGGAGTTTTCATGCCATAGCATTTTATTGGTTCTTTGAAGAAGCGGTTTGAACTTGCTCTGGCTTCTTCGTCAGAGTTTTGTTCTAGCTCGGCTCTAAGTTGGGAGATTATGGGGTTCATATGGTTTTATTGGAGGGATTGGGAGATAATTGTGATGGATGAAAAGAAGAAAAAATGGCTCTGTAGAATTCTGTCATTATTACTTAATGAAAGTAAACAGGTTTTGTCATTTATATTGATTTATTGTCTTTCATGAATTACTTGAATTATCCCGAAGGGTCCGGCGAAGCCGGCGTTTTCCCATCAGGTAGTACTAAATAATTGACATGTTGCAATGGAGTGCTTTCTTCGCATGTATTCTATAGAATTTCCAGCATAAATGCAATTTTCTTCTTAAAGAGGGTTGGAATGTGCCGCCTTCGGCGGATGGTTATTTTGGTTTTAGAACTGAAAAAGAGTAAAGTTCGTGTCATTCATATAAACAGGATTTATACAGAGCCGAGAAAATGAGTAATATATAACTGGTTGGTCAAGCAAATGACCAGACATTTATATGCACTTGGTCAAGAGCTTGACCAGTTGTTTATATACAACATGAATTAAAGTTGGATAGATGTCCAATAAATGAGGAAAACACCCTTTCTCATAAAATCCAATACTATTTGTAACTTATTTTCATTATCAATCGATTTTATATATCTAATTGAACTTTAACGGCTTATACGAACATTTTTGACGCGAGTCAGCTGGCTTTCAAATGGAAATTCAAAACAAAGTATCACGCTATTTTAAAGAATCGTTTACGAGTGACTTAAAGGCTGGATTTATCACAGCTGTTGTGGCATTGCCACTGGCCATTGCTTTTGCTATTGCTTCAGGTGTAGAGCCCCAGATGGGTTTATACACGGCTGTCATCGCAGGCATGCTGGTATCAGCAACCGGAGGTTCACGGTACTCCATCACCGGACCGACCGGAGCGATGACCGTAATCATACTTTCAACACTGCACAGCTTCGAGCTTGAAGGACTCCTCCTTGCAGGTTTCCTCGCCGGTGCGTTTCAGATACTGTTCGGAGTCCTGAAACTTGGCAAAGTTGTCAAGTATATCCCTCTACCCGTCATATCAGGATTCACGAGCGGTATCGGTGCGATCATTCTCATAGGTCAGATACCAAATGCACTTGGACTTGTCATACCTTCAAAAGAACACGTATGGGAAACACTATACGCTATCATTTCCAGTGCAGACCTTATCAACACTACAGCAATAACAGTATGTGTTGCAACGATCCTGCTTCTGTTGTACCTCCCGGGACTAATGGCCAGAATAAAATACATCAACAGCCTCCCACCTTCAATAGTCGCACTCATTCTCTCAGTTCTCATGGTGTTCTACTTCAGCATAGACATACCACTTGTAGGCAGCATTCCTGTAGGACTTCCAGAACTTCATATGCTGAATTTCAACCTAGACCTGCTAAGACAGGTTCTGCCAGCAGCTCTCACAATAGCATTACTCGGTTCCATCGAAGCCCTGCTCTGTGCCGTAGTCTGTGACGGTATGACAAACACCAAACATGACAGTAACAAAGAACTAGTGGGTCAGGGAATCGCTAACATGGCACTGCCCTTCTTCTCTGGAATTGCATGTACAGCAGCCATTGCAAGAAGTGCGGTCAACATCAGGGAAGGCGCAAAGACCCAGATGTCCGGAATAATCCACGCCCTGATACTGCTGATGATATTAATGTTCCTGGGTCCGGCTGCTGCTTTCATTCCAAAGGCATACCTCGCAGGAGTGCTCATTCTGGTTTCCCTGAGAATGATAAACATAACCGAGTTCAGAACCACCATGAACATTAGCAAGATGGACACTTCGGTCCTGCTTGTGACTTTCCTGCTTACAGTGCTCACTGACCTCGTATTCGCTGTACAGATGGGTATGTTCCTGTCCATAATACTTCTCTTCATAAGGCTTACAAATGTCATCGACGTTCAGAGCATGGAGAACTACGACAAGACAAAAGGTATCAATGCCACCATTTTTGCTGACCCATACCTTGAGAAGAACGTCTCAGTCTACACCATAAACGGCCCCTTCTTCTTCGGAGCCATGAACGTCTTTGAGAGCAAGATCAACGAGCACATGACAATCAGCAAGCCTCACATAATCCTGCGTATGCGCTATGTTCCATTCATCGATACAACAGGTATCGAGCGCCTCAAGACATTCATCAAGGCAAGCAGGAAACAGCACCAGAGAGTCTATCTGACTTCAGTACAGCCTGAGGTTATGAGAAGAATGGAAAGTGATGAGGAACTAACTGAGCTTATGGAAAAGCAGCACGTACATGTTTGCGATAGTACCCAGGAAGCTCTGGCTTTCCTGAAGAAGAAATACGGTGAACAGCAGCAAAAACATTAATTTCCGGTTTAATGGTCGATCTGTCAGGGATAAATGATAAATCGATCTACTCTTCTTTTATACAAGGGGATTCAGTTGAGATTCACATGCCCTTTAATTGCAGTCAGTGACCTTGAAGCATCAAAAGAGTTCTACGAAAAAGTGCTGGGCCAGAAGATTATTCTGGACCTTGGATGGAATGTCACCTTTGACGGCGGATTTGCGATCCAGCTCAATTTTGCCGACATCGTATCAGTTGACAAGAACTCTGTCATGAAAAGATCGCATAATTTTGAGCTATATTTTGAGGAAGATGATTTTGATTCTTTCATCGAACACCTGAGAACGTTCAATGATATCGAATATGTCCACCCGCCGAAAAAACACGATTGGCAGCAGCGTGTTGTCAGGATATACGACCCTGACAAACATATCATCGAGATCGGAGAATCAATGACGGTCATAGCAAGACGATTTTTAGATGAAGGCATGTCAGTAGAAGAAACTGCAGAACTCATCCAGCATCCGGTGGAGTTTGTAAAAGCTGTAGATGCGATATGAAAAAAAACCAGATGAAATAGCAGAATCAGTTCAGAGGTATCATTGTGAATCTTCAGGATGAATTGAACAGAATTGCACTGGAAAATGGTGTCCAGTATTTTGGTGTGGCAGCTCTTTCAGATGCCACTAATTTCATTGTGGATCAGGGTGGCAGCGACCTGTCTGCATATCCCTATGCCATCTCAATCGGAATAAGACTGATGGACCCTATCGTTGACAAACTCCCGCACAGAAATGAGAGAGCTGCATTATTGAATTACAAACATCATGCATACGATGTAATCAATTCAAGACTTGACATGGTAACTTCAATACTGAGCAGCCATATCCAGGATAATGGCTATGCAGCACTTCCTCTTCCTTCATCAAAAAGGATCGATGACGAGAGGATATGCGCCCAGTTCTCCCACAAACTGGCAGCCCACCTGTCAGGACTTGGCTGGATAGGAAAGAGCTGCCTCCTGATAACCCCGGACAACGGACCAAGGGTCAGATGGTCCACTATTCTGACAGATGCGCCTCTTCAACCTACCGGAAACAAAATGGAAAGCAGGTGTGGAACCTGCGACGAATGTGTGAAGATATGTCCTGTCCAAGCTTTTACCGGAAGGAATTTTGTAGTAGGTGAGAGCCGGGAAATGAGATATGATGCTAAGAAATGTGAGGATTATTTCAAAGTGATGGAAAAGAAAGGGCAGCTATCAGTGTGTGGGTTGTGTGTTTATGTATGTCCTCATGGGAGAAGAGAAAAAGAAGAAGCTACTGAACAAATATCAGTACGCCATTGATGCTATTGGAGAAGCTATCCGCAAGTTTGAGGAAACTTTTCAGCAAGATTGACAAAACAATAACATGTTCTTAGTTTTTCTTTTATAATTAAACTAAGAACATCTTACGTTCCATATTTGTATCATTATGGATATGTTTAAACATCAATACAATTTTTCAATTTCACTAATTGCAATGGAACGTTTATTATTATCCGAGATATGAATAACTGTATCTTTAGCCTGATCCAAAGTGAGACTCGCTTGTTCTGCTGCTCCTAAAGCTAGCTGTTTACTGGCAATTTGAACCTGCTTTTTTACAATCTCGAACAAAACAGAGGATTTGTGATCTTCTCCTACCATATAGCCATCAATCTGAGATGCAGCATTTGCTGCTTGTTCTAAATAGTTTGTTGAATTGTCAAGCCGATTGATTTCTTCCTCTCTTGACGACATGGCAATTAACTCATAACACTCCTTTTCCATTTCAATACATTCTAGAAGGCTAATTTTTTCTTCGATAGTTTCAAAATTAATACCTGATGCTAAGTCTGCTGCATAATCTGCGAGGTAAAGTGCATTTTCAAAATTACCATTATTAGCTTGTTTTATTGCTTGATTTAATGCA
The sequence above is a segment of the uncultured Methanolobus sp. genome. Coding sequences within it:
- the dusB gene encoding tRNA dihydrouridine synthase DusB, with the protein product MKIANINIPGNILLAPMSNVTNLPFRLMCRKYGASLTYSEMISSDAVIYENEKSINRGISCEEERPLGIQIFGNSAENMTEAALRIEEIYKPEIIDINFGCPARLLTKDGCGSALLRSPELIHEIVTGLVEKLSTPVTAKIRILEDMEKTLKIAHLIEDAGADALTVHGRTRQQQYSGEADHSYVKRIKQELSIPVIANGDIIDEISARQVLDYTECDGIMIGRAAMGNPFLFRRISYFLETGEMLEYKECSQRIADLREYFGLLEDYDLMHTVNIKAQAQWFTRGMRNGRHIRRSIASSKSIEEILQSLDEMCKHAD
- a CDS encoding pyruvate ferredoxin oxidoreductase subunit gamma, whose protein sequence is MKEIRIHGRGGQGSVTAAELLAVAAFADGKFSQAFPAFGVERRGAPVQAFTRINNEPIRLRSQIYEPDYVIVQDPTLLEVVDVASGLKEDGILIINSDFDADTFDLDTKAKIMTVNATKIALDIIGRPIVNTVLLGAFAGATGEIEPESIMEAVKERFPGKVGDRNAEAIKEAYNMMKEAKK
- the porD gene encoding pyruvate synthase subunit PorD, with the protein product MKILPGGVCEAGTTRVNKTGGWRTFKPVYDYEKCIKCKLCELLCPDSSINPRDDGFFEFDYDFCKGCGICANECPKSAISMVLEEK
- the porA gene encoding pyruvate synthase subunit PorA; translation: MAPENKLDKSKMVVVEGSYAVAHAVKVCRPNVISAYPITPQTHIVEDLSQFMADGEIPNCEYINVESEFSALSALVGSSAAGARCYSATTSQGLELMHEVLFNISGMRLPVMMTIANRAVSAPISIWNDHQDAISQRDTGWIQLYAENIQEISDMTAQAYKISEDKDILMPSMTCMDGFILSHVYEPVVLLEQDLTDEFLPKYEPENVLDPKNPLSFGAFADPNYYTEFRYLQEQAMQKALKKIEDVANEFYDVYGRYYGGLIDEYRTDDADIIIMAMGSIIGTIKDVIDKLRDRNVKVGLLKVRSFRPFPVEAIKNVVKDAKVVVVLDKNISLGLNEGALFTETKSSLYNTDIRVPVVGYMIGHGGRDIKVDTIEKIIDEATEVMKTGIKIESQFTDVKEELL
- the porB gene encoding pyruvate synthase subunit PorB, coding for MKSLLAPGHRGCAGCCDAMAAKFALMGAGEDCIVINPTGCLEVMTTPFPETAWDVPWVHSLFENAAAVGSGVEAALKALGKKGNTKVLVMGGDGATLDIGMRSISGAFERGHDLTYVCIDNEAYMNTGVQRSGATPFNASTTTSPAGKVSFGNDRPKKNMPAIMVAHGSPYVATTSIGFPKDMINKVKKAVDIEGPTYIHSHAPCTTGWGFDTSKTVEVAKMAVNTGLWPLYEVEEGEITKVRKIGKNIRPVEDYLKIQRRFSHLFKMEGGAEEIAKIQALADKNIEVYGL
- the nth gene encoding endonuclease III, with the protein product MTMQSSIPDNRENFDEIFRLLQTEYPNAEPMLHFNNPLELLVATILSAQCTDKQVNKVTQVLFKKYRSVDDFANADLSELGKDIYTTGFYHQKAKHIIGSAQLIITEFGGRVPDNMEDLLKLPGVGRKTANIVLTRGYDIIEGIAVDTHVTRLSQKLGFTISSDPKKIEIDLMALAEKKDLENLSMTLILHGRNVCIARRPKCGECVVSELCPSSEV
- a CDS encoding DUF3303 family protein; this encodes MRFMDIMTWDPKDNEEIEKRYLSWEYPKGYNVIAEWSDVSSCRVFIVYDLDNEEAYARATFPWRDISKLETIPIMETKKAVELGEKMITEMALA
- a CDS encoding DNA alkylation repair protein; protein product: MNPIISQLRAELEQNSDEEARASSNRFFKEPIKCYGMKTPVARKIAKDYYKQVSDQSKQGIFALCEELLRSDYMEEAFIAFEWSYNLRKQYEPEDFAMVERWVGDYVNNWAKCDTLCNHTIGTFIDMYPQYMDSLKKWTASENRWYRRAAAVTLVLAARRGEFLDDVFEIADMLLTDEDDLVQKGYGWMLKEASKQHQQEVFDYVVANRKVMPRTALRYAIEKMPKELRAKAMEK
- a CDS encoding SulP family inorganic anion transporter, which encodes MEIQNKVSRYFKESFTSDLKAGFITAVVALPLAIAFAIASGVEPQMGLYTAVIAGMLVSATGGSRYSITGPTGAMTVIILSTLHSFELEGLLLAGFLAGAFQILFGVLKLGKVVKYIPLPVISGFTSGIGAIILIGQIPNALGLVIPSKEHVWETLYAIISSADLINTTAITVCVATILLLLYLPGLMARIKYINSLPPSIVALILSVLMVFYFSIDIPLVGSIPVGLPELHMLNFNLDLLRQVLPAALTIALLGSIEALLCAVVCDGMTNTKHDSNKELVGQGIANMALPFFSGIACTAAIARSAVNIREGAKTQMSGIIHALILLMILMFLGPAAAFIPKAYLAGVLILVSLRMINITEFRTTMNISKMDTSVLLVTFLLTVLTDLVFAVQMGMFLSIILLFIRLTNVIDVQSMENYDKTKGINATIFADPYLEKNVSVYTINGPFFFGAMNVFESKINEHMTISKPHIILRMRYVPFIDTTGIERLKTFIKASRKQHQRVYLTSVQPEVMRRMESDEELTELMEKQHVHVCDSTQEALAFLKKKYGEQQQKH
- a CDS encoding VOC family protein, with amino-acid sequence MRFTCPLIAVSDLEASKEFYEKVLGQKIILDLGWNVTFDGGFAIQLNFADIVSVDKNSVMKRSHNFELYFEEDDFDSFIEHLRTFNDIEYVHPPKKHDWQQRVVRIYDPDKHIIEIGESMTVIARRFLDEGMSVEETAELIQHPVEFVKAVDAI
- a CDS encoding 4Fe-4S double cluster binding domain-containing protein, producing the protein MNLQDELNRIALENGVQYFGVAALSDATNFIVDQGGSDLSAYPYAISIGIRLMDPIVDKLPHRNERAALLNYKHHAYDVINSRLDMVTSILSSHIQDNGYAALPLPSSKRIDDERICAQFSHKLAAHLSGLGWIGKSCLLITPDNGPRVRWSTILTDAPLQPTGNKMESRCGTCDECVKICPVQAFTGRNFVVGESREMRYDAKKCEDYFKVMEKKGQLSVCGLCVYVCPHGRREKEEATEQISVRH